In Equus caballus isolate H_3958 breed thoroughbred chromosome 7, TB-T2T, whole genome shotgun sequence, one DNA window encodes the following:
- the UCP2 gene encoding dicarboxylate carrier SLC25A8, giving the protein MVGFKATDVPPTATVKFLGAGTAACIADLITFPLDTAKVRLQIQGEKQGPVRAAASAQYRGVLGTILTMVRTEGPCSLYNGLVAGLQRQMSFASVRIGLYDSVKQFYTKGSEHAGIGSRLLAGSTTGALAVAVAQPTDVVKVRFQAQARAGGGRRYQSTVDAYKTIAREEGFRGLWKGTSPNVARNAIVNCAELVTYDLIKDTLLKANLMTDDLPCHFTSAFGAGFCTTIIASPVDVVKTRYMNSALGQYSSAGHCALTMLQKEGPRAFYKGFMPSFLRLGSWNVVMFVTYEQLKRALMAACTSQEAPF; this is encoded by the exons ATGGTTGGGTTCAAGGCCACAGATGTGCCCCCTACTGCCACTGTGAAGTTCCTGGGGGCTGGCACAGCTGCCTGCATTGCAGATCTCATCACCTTTCCCCTGGATACTGCTAAAGTCCGGCTGCAG ATCCAAGGAGAAAAGCAGGGGCCAGTGCGGGCTGCGGCCAGCGCCCAGTACCGCGGTGTGCTGGGCACCATCCTGACCATGGTGCGCACCGAGGGCCCCTGCAGCCTCTACAACGGGCTGGTCGCCGGCCTGCAGCGCCAGATGAGCTTTGCCTCTGTCCGCATTGGCCTCTATGACTCCGTCAAGCAGTTCTACACCAAGGGCTCTGAGC ATGCCGGCATTGGGAGCCGCCTCCTGGCAGGCAGTACCACAGGTGCCCTGGCTGTGGCTGTGGCCCAGCCCACAGATGTGGTAAAGGTCCGGTTCCAGGCTCAGGCCCGGGCTGGTGGTGGCCGGAGATATCAAAGCACCGTTGATGCCTACAAGACCATTGCCCGAGAGGAGGGGTTCCGGGGACTCTGGAAAG GGACCTCTCCCAACGTTGCTCGTAATGCCATTGTCAACTGTGCCGAGCTCGTGACCTACGACCTCATCAAGGACACCCTCCTGAAGGCCAACCTCATGACAG ATGACCTTCCTTGCCACTTCACTTCCGCCTTCGGGGCAGGCTTCTGCACCACCATCATCGCCTCCCCTGTCGACGTGGTCAAGACGAGATATATGAACTCTGCCCTGGGCCAGTACAGCAGCGCTGGCCACTGTGCCCTTACCATGCTCCAGAAGGAGGGTCCCCGAGCCTTCTACAAAGG GTTCATGCCCTCCTTTCTCCGTTTGGGTTCCTGGAACGTGGTGATGTTCGTCACCTATGAGCAGCTGAAACGGGCCCTCATGGCTGCCTGCACTTCCCAGGAAGCTCCCTTTTGA